In Chryseobacterium sp., the genomic window GAAGGATTTCTTTTGCAGAGTTTTCCGTTTTTATAATACCTAAAAGTAGATGTTCTGTATTAAGAAATTCACTTTTCAGCCTTTTAGCTTCGCTTTTGCTTTGTTTGAACACTTGGCTCAAACCTTGTGAAAACTTATAATCCATAATATATCTCATTAGAACAAAAGCAACATTGCTTTTTATTCATTATCTAAATTACAAATATTTTACCAAAAATCAATTAATGACTTTATGGCAGAAAAAATTTTATTATCTTATTGAAAATGATTAAGTTTGTTATCCTTAAAAATCCCCCATGAATCCTGAAATTACCACCTATATTGGATACTCTGCCTCGGTTTTTATCGTATTGAGTTTCATATTGAAAGATGTAAGAAAAATTAGAGTGGTCAATATGATTGGCTGTATTTGTTTTGTCATTTATGGTTTCTTTAGCGGACCGTTATGGCCGGTGATCATTCCGAACGGACTCATTTGCTTTATTCAGATTTATCATTTACTGTTAGGAAAAAAAGCTGATGGAAAAAAAATCATTATATCCGCTTTCAGTAATTTATATACAGATCAGCGTATAGAAAAGATATGCAATACACTGTATGAAAACGGATATCAGATTGATTTGATTGGAAATGACTGGAGCGGGGCGGCAAAAATGGAGCGTCCTTATCCTTTTTCCAGAATTCACCTGGCTTCAAAAAATTTAAAAACTGCTTATTTTGAATTCAACTGGAAACTGTATCATCATTTAAAAAAAAAGGCCGACCGGAATACCATCCTGTATGCAAATGATGTGGATGCGCTAGTGCCAAATTATCTTATTTCCAGAAAATTAAATATTCCGTTGATTTTTGACAGTCATGAGATATTTTCAGAAATGCCTTCGGTTCAGGGCAAAATGTCACAAAAGCTCTGGAGATATGTAGAAAAGACAGTGATTCCTAAGCTGAGATTGATGATCACCGCGAGCAGCAGCTATGCTCAGTGGTTTCACAAAAAATACGGAATAGAACCTATCGTGGTCCAAAATGCACCACGAAGGCTGAACCTTACGGTCAAAATCCCCGAAAACAATCCCAAAATACTTTTATATCAGGGCGCAATAAATCCGTTCCGTGGAATCGATAAAGTGATCCTGGCGATGCACCATCTCGACCATGTGATCTTGAAAATTGCAGGAGACGGGCCGAAGAAAAAGGAATATGAAAACCTTGTTACCCAAGAAAATCTGGAGCATAAGGTTCAGTTTCTTGGAAAATTGATTCCTGAAGATTTAAGGAATATTACAGTGAAGGCAGACTGTGGAATGAGTATTGAAGAGAATGGAGGCGATAGTTATTTCTATTCTCTTCCGAATAAAATTCTCGATGGCATTCAGGCGCGGGTTCCCTTAATCTTATCCGGTTTCCCTGAGATGCTGAAGATTAAAAATCAGTTTGATATAGGAGAAATTATCGAGGATCATCATCCGGAGCATATCGCCGCTGCTATTCAAAAGGTTTTACAAAAAGGGAGAATCAGTTATCAGCATGAACTTGAAAAAGCTGCGGAAGCCCTCTGCTGGGAAAATGAAGAGGTCAAACTGCTTCAGGTCATACAAAAAGCTTGTCAGTAATAATCCTGCAATAGAATTATGGCTGAGATAAAATGTTTATCTTAATATCACTATAAAATGCTTTGAAAGTCTTTGTTGTACTGATATTAATTTTTATTCAGACTGTGGGTTTTGTATCGGGATCTCAATTTTTATTACTAGAAGTCCGTTTATATCCTGTAATGGTTCAATAAAATTGAATAAAAAAAATAAAAGTCTAAAATTAATTATCTTTGCACAAAGAAATTTGATTAAAATGACCATTAAAGAAAAACAGCAGGAAATAATCGATGAATTTGCATTTCTTGACGATTGGGAGCAGAAATATGAGTACATCATTGATCTTGGAAAAGAACTGAAAGGACTTCCTGAAGAAAAGAAGACGGAGGAAAACCTGATTAAAGGCTGCCAAAGCAAAGTTTGGATCGATGCTGAGTTTAAAGATGGAAAGCTTTTCTTTGATGCAGATTCTGACGGGATCTTACCCAAAGGAATTGTTTCTCTTTTAGTAAGCATCTACAGCGGTCATTCTACCCAGGAAATCTTAGACTCAGATTTCGAGTTTATATCAGAAATTGGATTACAGGAGTTTCTTTCTCCTTCCAGAGCCAACGGATTGATGGCGATGACCAAGCAAATCAAATTTTACGCAGTGGCTTATCAACTGAAATCATAGCTGTGACCAGAATTTTAGCATATCGTTTTTCCGCATTTGGGGATGTTGCCATGACGGCACCTGTTTTCAG contains:
- a CDS encoding glycosyltransferase family 4 protein, translated to MNPEITTYIGYSASVFIVLSFILKDVRKIRVVNMIGCICFVIYGFFSGPLWPVIIPNGLICFIQIYHLLLGKKADGKKIIISAFSNLYTDQRIEKICNTLYENGYQIDLIGNDWSGAAKMERPYPFSRIHLASKNLKTAYFEFNWKLYHHLKKKADRNTILYANDVDALVPNYLISRKLNIPLIFDSHEIFSEMPSVQGKMSQKLWRYVEKTVIPKLRLMITASSSYAQWFHKKYGIEPIVVQNAPRRLNLTVKIPENNPKILLYQGAINPFRGIDKVILAMHHLDHVILKIAGDGPKKKEYENLVTQENLEHKVQFLGKLIPEDLRNITVKADCGMSIEENGGDSYFYSLPNKILDGIQARVPLILSGFPEMLKIKNQFDIGEIIEDHHPEHIAAAIQKVLQKGRISYQHELEKAAEALCWENEEVKLLQVIQKACQ
- a CDS encoding SufE family protein, with product MTIKEKQQEIIDEFAFLDDWEQKYEYIIDLGKELKGLPEEKKTEENLIKGCQSKVWIDAEFKDGKLFFDADSDGILPKGIVSLLVSIYSGHSTQEILDSDFEFISEIGLQEFLSPSRANGLMAMTKQIKFYAVAYQLKS